A genomic segment from Acidimicrobiales bacterium encodes:
- a CDS encoding sugar ABC transporter permease yields the protein MGELVSTLITVVLVITVMLAVFVGVNLLVDQAPKRFRVFATGAGALLGAVAGAVANSGGWFLGGPLWPLGGAVVGALLGAFVWARHPPPPDRAWRIPDRTRPVIFLAPALFFLTITLVAPTIRTIYLSFRDKRSEETAGLENYRSLFGDRTVFTVEGWRDILTSRLFVIAVGIVVVAVVLVVVRARLERRSIDFTGPAPSGSLTVAAILAVLAGVSALTGVVWNNVFWLVLVTGFATLLGLAVAVLADRSKGESVAKSLIFMPMAISFVGASVIWRFVFAFTPAGKDQIGLLNAFWVGGGGAPQDWIRQVPWNNLFLIAIMIWIQTGFAMVVLSAAIKGVPSELIEAARVDGASEVATFWRVTLPQIRTTIAVVVTTLMITVLKVFDIVQVMTGGNNDTDVIANRMFSEVFVNRDNGRGSALAVLLFVVVLPLMVINVRRLQTEERS from the coding sequence ATGGGAGAGCTCGTCAGTACTTTGATCACCGTGGTGCTCGTCATCACGGTGATGCTCGCGGTCTTCGTGGGCGTGAACCTGCTCGTCGACCAGGCACCGAAACGGTTCCGCGTCTTCGCCACCGGAGCGGGGGCGCTGCTCGGAGCCGTGGCCGGCGCGGTGGCCAACAGCGGCGGCTGGTTCCTCGGCGGGCCGCTGTGGCCCCTCGGCGGCGCGGTCGTCGGGGCGCTGCTGGGCGCCTTCGTGTGGGCCCGGCACCCACCGCCGCCGGACCGGGCCTGGCGCATCCCCGACCGGACGCGCCCCGTGATCTTCCTGGCCCCGGCGCTCTTCTTCCTGACCATCACGCTGGTGGCCCCGACGATCCGAACGATCTACCTCAGCTTTCGCGACAAGCGCAGCGAGGAGACGGCCGGGCTGGAGAACTACCGCTCGCTGTTCGGCGACCGCACCGTCTTCACCGTCGAGGGCTGGCGCGACATCCTGACCAGCCGCCTGTTCGTGATCGCGGTCGGCATCGTCGTCGTGGCGGTGGTGCTCGTCGTCGTGCGGGCCCGCCTCGAGCGCCGCTCGATCGACTTCACGGGCCCCGCGCCGTCGGGATCGCTGACGGTCGCGGCGATCCTCGCCGTGCTCGCCGGTGTCAGCGCCCTCACCGGCGTCGTTTGGAACAACGTGTTCTGGCTGGTGCTCGTCACCGGCTTCGCCACCCTGCTCGGCCTGGCCGTGGCGGTGCTGGCCGACCGGTCCAAGGGCGAGTCGGTCGCCAAGTCGCTGATCTTCATGCCGATGGCGATCAGCTTCGTCGGCGCCAGCGTCATCTGGCGGTTCGTGTTCGCGTTCACGCCCGCCGGCAAGGATCAGATCGGCCTGCTCAACGCCTTCTGGGTCGGTGGCGGCGGTGCGCCCCAGGACTGGATCCGTCAGGTGCCGTGGAACAACCTCTTCCTGATCGCCATCATGATCTGGATCCAGACCGGGTTCGCCATGGTGGTCCTGTCGGCGGCGATCAAGGGCGTGCCGAGCGAGCTGATCGAGGCCGCCCGGGTCGACGGCGCCAGCGAGGTGGCGACGTTCTGGCGGGTGACCCTGCCCCAGATCCGCACCACGATCGCCGTGGTGGTGACGACCTTGATGATCACCGTGCTCAAGGTCTTCGACATCGTCCAGGTGATGACCGGCGGCAACAACGACACCGACGTCATCGCCAACCGGATGTTCAGCGAGGTGTTCGTCAACCGCGACAACGGGCGCGGCTCGGCGCTGGCCGTGCTGCTGTTCGTCGTGGTGCTGCCGTTGATGGTGATCAACGTCCGCCGTCTTCAGACTGAGGAGCGATCGTGA
- a CDS encoding ABC transporter substrate-binding protein translates to MTRQRNRWRAVFTLGLALSLLSASACADDDDDASTDSGDDSGGGGDSGTVTLFGPEVEFEQQSLQDAFDAFTEDTGIEVEVNGSRSFETEVGPQVDAGNPPDIAMFPQPGKIKDFAGDIVPLPDDVLEVVGENIDEGWTSFSTIDGDVLAIPAKADLKSVVWYSPAAFQEGGYEIPESFDDFLALADTMLADGKTPFCVGIGSDDATGWPMTDWIEEFVLRLQGPEVYDQWVNHEIPFDDPAIVESAQAVYDLWATDGMVFGGLQNIGATPFAEAGLPLLEGDCLMHRQGNFYGSNFTDAGATLGADGDVNAFYLPGSEENPNITLSGGIYAAAFADRPEVMEVMSYIASPEFGNSRAGNEIGGYLSPNKNVDTSLYTTELDQTFGEILAAAEPVRFDASDLMPGAVGSGTFWSAAVDIVGGTKTVDEAFADVEASWPSD, encoded by the coding sequence ATGACACGACAGCGAAACCGGTGGAGAGCGGTCTTCACGCTCGGGCTGGCCCTGAGCCTGTTGTCGGCGTCGGCGTGTGCCGACGACGACGACGATGCGTCCACCGACTCCGGCGACGACAGTGGCGGCGGAGGCGATAGCGGGACCGTGACCCTGTTCGGTCCGGAGGTGGAGTTCGAGCAGCAGAGCCTGCAGGACGCCTTCGACGCGTTCACCGAGGACACCGGCATCGAAGTCGAGGTGAACGGCTCACGGAGCTTCGAGACCGAGGTCGGCCCCCAGGTCGACGCCGGCAACCCGCCCGACATCGCCATGTTCCCGCAGCCCGGGAAGATCAAGGACTTCGCGGGCGACATCGTGCCGCTGCCCGACGACGTCCTCGAGGTGGTCGGCGAGAACATCGACGAGGGCTGGACGAGCTTCTCCACCATCGACGGCGACGTCCTCGCCATCCCGGCCAAGGCCGACCTCAAGAGCGTCGTCTGGTACAGCCCGGCAGCGTTCCAGGAGGGCGGCTACGAGATCCCCGAGTCCTTCGACGACTTCCTGGCGCTGGCCGACACGATGCTCGCCGACGGCAAGACGCCGTTCTGCGTCGGCATCGGCAGCGACGACGCCACCGGTTGGCCCATGACCGACTGGATCGAGGAGTTCGTGCTGCGCCTGCAAGGGCCCGAGGTCTACGACCAGTGGGTCAACCACGAGATCCCCTTCGACGACCCTGCCATCGTGGAGTCGGCGCAGGCGGTCTACGACCTCTGGGCGACCGACGGGATGGTGTTCGGCGGCCTGCAGAACATCGGGGCGACGCCGTTCGCCGAGGCCGGCCTGCCGCTGCTCGAGGGCGACTGCCTGATGCACCGCCAGGGCAACTTCTACGGGTCGAACTTCACCGACGCGGGGGCCACCTTGGGCGCGGACGGCGACGTCAACGCCTTCTACCTGCCCGGCTCCGAGGAGAACCCGAACATCACCCTCTCGGGCGGCATCTACGCCGCGGCGTTCGCCGACCGTCCCGAGGTGATGGAGGTCATGAGCTACATCGCCTCGCCCGAGTTCGGCAACAGCCGGGCCGGCAACGAGATCGGCGGCTACCTGTCGCCGAACAAGAACGTCGACACCAGCCTCTACACCACGGAGCTGGACCAGACGTTCGGCGAGATCCTCGCGGCGGCCGAGCCGGTGCGCTTCGACGCCTCCGACCTGATGCCGGGAGCGGTCGGCTCCGGGACGTTCTGGAGCGCCGCCGTCGACATCGTCGGCGGCACCAAGACCGTCGACGAAGCGTTCGCCGACGTCGAGGCGAGCTGGCCCTCGGACTGA
- a CDS encoding LacI family DNA-binding transcriptional regulator, with amino-acid sequence MATIADVAAKAGVGAGTVSRVLNDSPRVSAATRARVLAAIEALDYRPNPMARGLSRGRCQTVGVVVPFFTHASAVERLRGVVALLDTSRYDLVLFNVESPVHRDEHFAALTRRDRADGLLVMSLPPPSSDLERLAAAGVPVVLLDARGPTEHAVPRVVTDDVEGGRIATRHLLALGHERIAFIGDEPDNPLGFVSSAEREQGYRATLEDAGVDVRPELIRHGPHVRSVARRRTEELLARRDRPTAVFAASDTQALGVLEAVRAAGLRVPEDVSVVGFDDIEVSSYAGLTTVRQPLYESGRCAAALLLEVLGTEGPIAPVHQQLDLDLIVRSTTGPPSVRVGR; translated from the coding sequence ATGGCCACCATCGCCGACGTCGCGGCGAAAGCCGGAGTGGGTGCGGGCACGGTGTCCCGGGTCCTCAACGACAGCCCTCGCGTCAGCGCCGCCACTCGGGCCCGCGTGCTCGCCGCCATCGAGGCCCTCGACTACCGGCCCAACCCGATGGCCCGCGGCCTGTCCCGCGGCCGCTGCCAGACCGTCGGCGTGGTCGTGCCCTTCTTCACCCACGCCTCTGCCGTGGAGCGGCTCCGCGGCGTCGTCGCCCTGCTCGACACAAGCCGCTACGACCTCGTCCTCTTCAACGTCGAGTCGCCCGTCCACCGTGACGAGCACTTCGCCGCCCTCACCCGCCGCGACCGGGCCGATGGCCTGCTGGTCATGTCGCTACCACCGCCGAGCAGCGACCTCGAGCGCCTGGCCGCGGCGGGTGTTCCCGTGGTGCTGCTCGATGCCCGCGGCCCGACCGAGCACGCGGTCCCCCGTGTGGTGACCGACGACGTCGAGGGCGGCCGCATCGCCACCCGGCACCTGCTGGCGCTGGGTCACGAGCGCATCGCCTTCATCGGCGACGAGCCCGACAACCCGCTGGGCTTCGTGTCCAGCGCCGAGCGCGAGCAGGGCTACCGCGCCACGCTCGAGGACGCCGGCGTCGACGTCCGCCCGGAGCTGATCCGGCACGGCCCGCACGTGCGCAGCGTCGCCCGCCGCCGGACCGAGGAGCTCCTGGCCCGCCGCGACCGACCCACCGCGGTGTTCGCCGCCTCCGACACGCAGGCCCTGGGGGTTCTGGAGGCCGTGCGCGCCGCGGGCCTGCGCGTGCCCGAGGACGTCTCGGTCGTCGGCTTCGACGACATCGAGGTGTCCAGCTACGCGGGCCTCACCACCGTGCGCCAACCGCTCTACGAGAGCGGGCGCTGCGCGGCGGCGCTGCTGCTGGAGGTCCTCGGCACCGAGGGCCCCATCGCACCGGTGCACCAACAGCTCGATCTCGACCTGATCGTCAGAAGCACGACAGGCCCACCTTCGGTCCGGGTAGGGAGGTAG
- the hisC gene encoding histidinol-phosphate transaminase: protein MDEITRLARPDIAALQPYSSARTEGEQRMQVFLDANENPFAPYPADAASEGLNRYPEPQPGHLLDRFAAHYDVAREQLLFTRGADEAIDLLVRAFCRAEHDAILVNTPAFAMYAMAAEIQGAAVVAVPLVRTDAGRFDLDVDAILAAAGSRPGVKLVFVCTPNNPTSGLARREDVLGLCDRLLGSALVVADETYVDFSGQPSLARELGAHPNLVVLRTLSKEYSLAGERCGVTIAHPTTVGLLGRILAPYPLTQTAIRAVAAAMSPEGVARARANIDLLLRERAGVEVALATSPGATRIHPSDANFLLVETPDPRLLVRTMEAAGIKVRDRSTVAGIEGCVRISIGTPEQNQRMLEAFEKYASSL from the coding sequence ATGGACGAGATCACCCGGTTGGCGAGACCCGACATCGCCGCCCTCCAGCCCTACAGCTCGGCCCGCACCGAGGGCGAGCAGCGCATGCAGGTGTTCCTCGACGCCAACGAGAACCCGTTCGCGCCGTACCCCGCCGACGCCGCCAGCGAGGGCCTCAACCGCTACCCCGAGCCGCAGCCCGGGCACCTGCTCGACCGGTTCGCGGCGCACTACGACGTCGCGCGGGAGCAGCTGCTGTTCACCCGGGGCGCCGACGAGGCGATCGACCTGCTGGTGCGGGCGTTCTGCCGGGCCGAGCACGACGCGATCCTCGTCAACACGCCGGCGTTCGCCATGTACGCGATGGCGGCGGAGATCCAGGGCGCCGCGGTGGTGGCGGTGCCGCTGGTGAGGACCGACGCCGGCCGGTTCGACCTCGACGTGGATGCGATCCTCGCTGCGGCGGGGTCCCGGCCGGGCGTGAAGTTGGTCTTCGTCTGCACGCCCAACAACCCGACCTCGGGGCTGGCGCGCCGGGAGGACGTGCTGGGCCTGTGCGACCGGCTCCTCGGCTCGGCCCTGGTCGTGGCCGACGAGACCTACGTCGACTTCTCCGGTCAGCCGTCGCTGGCCCGGGAGCTGGGCGCGCACCCCAACCTGGTCGTGCTGCGGACGCTGTCGAAGGAGTACAGCCTGGCGGGCGAGCGCTGCGGCGTCACGATCGCCCACCCGACGACGGTCGGGCTGCTCGGCCGCATCCTGGCGCCCTATCCGCTCACGCAGACCGCCATCCGGGCCGTGGCCGCGGCGATGTCACCGGAGGGCGTCGCCCGGGCCCGGGCCAACATCGACCTGCTCCTGCGGGAGCGGGCGGGCGTCGAAGTGGCGCTGGCGACGTCGCCGGGCGCCACCCGGATCCACCCCAGCGACGCCAACTTCCTGCTCGTCGAGACGCCCGATCCCCGGCTGCTCGTCCGGACTATGGAGGCGGCCGGCATCAAGGTCCGCGACCGCAGCACCGTCGCCGGCATCGAGGGTTGCGTCCGCATCTCGATCGGCACGCCGGAACAGAACCAGCGGATGCTCGAGGCCTTCGAGAAGTACGCGTCCTCGCTCTGA
- a CDS encoding GNAT family protein, translating into MDVHLRPVQEGDLDALARFSLDPEAGSEFEWVGFKDPKAWRKRWEEDGWLGTEQSELVVARADGTFAGVVSWKDRTLGNGKALVFEMGIMLLPEHRGQGVGTEAQRLLVEYLFANTPAHRLEAFTEVTNHAEQRALEKAGFEREGVMRGVFFRGGRWRDSAIYALLRDPS; encoded by the coding sequence ATGGATGTGCATCTGCGGCCGGTCCAGGAGGGCGACCTCGACGCCCTCGCCCGCTTCTCCCTGGATCCGGAGGCGGGCAGCGAGTTCGAGTGGGTCGGTTTCAAGGACCCGAAGGCGTGGCGGAAGCGCTGGGAGGAGGACGGCTGGCTCGGCACCGAGCAGTCGGAGCTCGTGGTCGCCCGCGCCGACGGCACCTTCGCCGGGGTCGTCAGCTGGAAGGACCGCACGCTGGGCAACGGCAAGGCGCTCGTGTTCGAGATGGGGATCATGCTGCTGCCCGAGCACCGCGGCCAGGGTGTGGGCACCGAGGCGCAGCGCCTGCTGGTCGAGTACCTGTTCGCCAACACGCCGGCGCACCGGCTGGAGGCCTTCACCGAGGTGACGAACCACGCCGAGCAGCGGGCCCTCGAGAAGGCGGGCTTCGAGCGCGAGGGCGTGATGCGTGGGGTGTTCTTCCGGGGCGGACGGTGGCGCGACAGCGCGATCTACGCCCTCCTGCGCGACCCCTCCTAG
- a CDS encoding YjbQ family protein — protein sequence METTVLTIRTGTRPNVVDITGPAADFCRGRGDGLLSVFVPHATAGVAVIETGSGSDDDLLSLLDDLLPRDGRWQHRHGAPGHGADHVLPAFIAPSVVVPVLGGRPALGTWQSVVLVDTNVDNPDREVRLSFLPG from the coding sequence ATGGAGACCACCGTGCTCACGATCCGCACCGGCACGCGGCCCAACGTGGTCGACATCACCGGCCCGGCCGCCGACTTCTGCCGGGGTCGGGGCGACGGGCTGCTGTCGGTGTTCGTGCCGCACGCCACCGCCGGCGTCGCCGTGATCGAGACCGGGTCGGGGAGCGACGACGACCTCCTGTCGCTGCTCGACGACCTGCTGCCCCGGGACGGCCGCTGGCAGCACCGCCATGGCGCACCGGGTCACGGCGCCGACCACGTGCTGCCGGCGTTCATCGCCCCGAGCGTGGTCGTCCCCGTCCTCGGCGGCCGCCCCGCGCTCGGCACCTGGCAGTCGGTCGTGCTGGTCGACACCAACGTCGACAACCCCGACCGGGAGGTCCGCCTGAGCTTCCTTCCCGGCTGA
- a CDS encoding DUF167 domain-containing protein, translated as MAATVLSATVLDVDRDGNVMLTVHVQPGARRSEIVGPHGDALKVRVTAPPVDGKANAAVVELLAEILDAPVELVAGASSRRKRLRITGLDRDAVQQCLDAAVAG; from the coding sequence ATGGCGGCGACGGTACTGTCGGCGACCGTGCTCGACGTCGACCGCGACGGCAACGTGATGCTGACCGTGCACGTGCAGCCCGGCGCCCGCCGCAGCGAGATCGTCGGCCCGCACGGCGACGCCCTGAAGGTGCGGGTCACGGCGCCACCCGTCGACGGGAAGGCCAACGCCGCGGTGGTGGAGCTCCTGGCCGAGATCCTCGATGCCCCGGTCGAGCTGGTCGCCGGCGCCTCCAGCCGCCGCAAGCGGCTGCGCATCACCGGCCTCGACCGGGACGCCGTCCAACAGTGCCTGGACGCGGCGGTGGCCGGCTGA
- a CDS encoding DNA-directed RNA polymerase subunit beta', producing MLDVNDFSQLRIGLATAETIRQWSNGEVKKPETINYRTLKPEKDGLFCEKIFGPQKDWECYCGKYKRVRFKGIICERCGVEVTRSKVRRERMGHIELAASVVHIWYLRGTRSWLAYLLSGTEVREELKAKQLEKVIYFAANLVTWVDVDKRHEELSNLEKEMLAEKEEIDRERELELAKRMEGLEQEITALEAEGAKDADLRNRQKAADKDLAVIRERYDEELDLVQRAYDEFRDLHPRKILEDEMLWRELRDRYGAYFEGGMGANALKQLINRLDFDEEEVKLKDLIDPSTGGRPLSAQRKQKAIKRLKIVSAFNRRDDRGNRVNDPRAMILDVVPVIPPELRPMVQLDGGRFATSDLNDLYRRVINRNNRLKRLLDLGAPEIIVNNEKRMLQEAVDALFDNGRRGRPVTGPGNRPLKSLSDMLKGKQGRFRQNLLGKRVDYSGRSVIVVGPSLKLHQCGLPKLMALELFKPFVMKALVDRELAQNIKSAKRMVERRRPQVWDVLEEVIKEHPVLLNRAPTLHRLGIQAFEPVLVEGKAIQIHPLVCTAFNADFDGDQMAVHLPLSAEAQAESRVLMLSANNVLSPAHGRPLVTPTQDMVIGAFYLTAHVVGAPGEGKVFGNRSSMERALDAGDVHLHAMVKLRLSKREVMEEIEEGLREPADADEPKPIFRESTVGRFIFNRALPLGFGFVDEPVKKKNMGEVVDRLANDYPKAVVQRSLDQLKDLCFGYAAKSGLTISIEDVKTPESKKGILERYEKEAEKVETQFRKGIITDGERRQKEVEIWTNATDEVRSEMEKGLKEEQFNPIDMMVGSGARGNMMQVRQIAGMRGLVANPRGDMIPRPIKANFREGLSMLEYFIATPGARKGLVDTALRTADSGYLTRRLVDVAQELIIREYDCQKEGEPIRGLWVEDIGPDQAGKRTYLETRIFGRTLAVDVELSPENPHEDFRGVTIKAGTEIDDFAMDALRDDPKVERVRVRSVLTCLADFGVCAKCYGRSLATGKTIEMGEAVGVIAAQSIGEPGTQLTMRTFHTGGIAGTDIAGGLPRVVELFEARSPKGKATLSHISGVVRIAEDEGKGRVITVVADDGAEHAYIVPSLARLEVTDGQEIQAGDPIVDGPRDPKELLEIRGVRETQQYLVIEVQRVYRDQGVSIHDKHIELIVRQMTRRVVVQEPGDSRFLPGETADAKAYTDENKVLVQESKVPAEGRPVMMGITKASLATESWLSAASFQETTRVLTEAAIESKSDGLNGLKENIIIGKLIPAGTGMEVYRDIGTKAPEYQPMSYWSSDREEQGLAEWLTGTYENQEGDAPSGDTRDLAAVVGLPSSEDAVEA from the coding sequence ATGCTTGACGTGAACGACTTCAGCCAGCTCAGGATCGGGCTGGCGACGGCCGAGACCATCCGCCAGTGGTCGAACGGCGAGGTCAAGAAGCCGGAGACCATCAACTACCGCACCCTCAAGCCCGAGAAGGACGGGCTCTTCTGCGAGAAGATCTTCGGTCCGCAGAAGGACTGGGAGTGCTACTGCGGCAAGTACAAGCGTGTCCGCTTCAAGGGCATCATCTGCGAGCGCTGCGGCGTCGAGGTCACGCGCTCGAAGGTCCGCCGCGAGCGCATGGGCCACATCGAGCTGGCCGCCTCGGTCGTCCACATCTGGTACCTGCGGGGCACCCGCTCCTGGCTGGCCTACCTGCTCTCCGGCACCGAGGTGCGCGAGGAGCTCAAGGCCAAGCAGCTGGAGAAGGTCATCTACTTCGCGGCCAACCTCGTCACCTGGGTCGACGTCGACAAGCGCCACGAGGAGCTGTCGAACCTCGAGAAGGAGATGCTGGCCGAGAAGGAGGAGATCGACCGCGAGCGCGAGCTCGAGCTGGCCAAGCGCATGGAGGGCCTGGAGCAGGAGATCACCGCTCTCGAGGCCGAAGGGGCCAAGGACGCCGACCTGCGCAACCGCCAGAAGGCCGCCGACAAGGACCTGGCCGTCATCCGCGAGCGCTACGACGAGGAGCTGGACCTGGTCCAGCGCGCCTACGACGAGTTCCGCGACCTGCACCCCCGCAAGATCCTCGAAGACGAGATGCTGTGGCGCGAGCTGCGCGACCGCTACGGCGCCTACTTCGAGGGTGGCATGGGCGCCAATGCCCTGAAGCAGCTGATCAACCGCCTCGACTTCGACGAGGAAGAGGTCAAGCTCAAGGACCTCATCGACCCGTCGACCGGTGGTCGCCCGCTCTCGGCCCAGCGCAAGCAGAAGGCCATCAAGCGGCTGAAGATCGTCTCGGCGTTCAACCGCCGCGACGACCGTGGCAACCGGGTGAACGACCCGCGGGCCATGATCCTCGACGTCGTGCCGGTGATCCCGCCGGAGCTGCGCCCGATGGTGCAGCTCGACGGTGGCCGCTTCGCCACGTCCGACCTCAACGACCTGTACCGCCGGGTCATCAACCGCAACAACCGCCTGAAGCGCCTGCTCGACCTCGGTGCCCCCGAGATCATCGTGAACAACGAGAAGCGCATGCTGCAGGAGGCGGTCGACGCCCTGTTCGACAACGGCCGTCGCGGCCGTCCCGTCACGGGTCCCGGCAACCGCCCGCTCAAGTCGCTGTCCGACATGCTCAAGGGCAAGCAGGGCCGGTTCCGCCAGAACCTGCTGGGCAAGCGCGTCGACTACTCCGGCCGTTCGGTCATCGTGGTCGGCCCGTCGCTCAAGCTGCACCAGTGCGGCCTGCCCAAGCTGATGGCGCTGGAGCTGTTCAAGCCCTTCGTGATGAAGGCCCTGGTCGACCGCGAGCTGGCGCAGAACATCAAGTCCGCCAAGCGGATGGTCGAGCGCCGTCGTCCCCAGGTGTGGGACGTGCTCGAAGAGGTCATCAAGGAGCACCCGGTCCTCCTGAACCGGGCGCCCACGCTGCACCGCCTCGGCATCCAGGCGTTCGAGCCGGTGCTGGTCGAGGGCAAGGCCATCCAGATCCACCCGCTGGTGTGCACCGCCTTCAACGCCGACTTCGACGGCGACCAGATGGCCGTCCACCTGCCCCTGTCGGCAGAGGCCCAGGCCGAGAGCCGGGTCCTCATGCTGTCGGCGAACAACGTGCTCAGCCCGGCCCACGGCCGCCCGCTGGTCACGCCGACGCAGGACATGGTGATCGGCGCCTTCTACCTGACCGCCCACGTCGTGGGTGCGCCGGGCGAGGGCAAGGTGTTCGGCAACCGCTCCTCCATGGAGCGGGCGCTCGACGCCGGCGACGTGCACCTCCACGCCATGGTCAAGCTGCGGCTGTCCAAGCGCGAGGTCATGGAGGAGATCGAGGAGGGCCTGCGCGAACCGGCTGACGCCGACGAGCCCAAGCCCATCTTCCGGGAGAGCACGGTCGGCCGCTTCATCTTCAACCGGGCGCTGCCGCTCGGGTTCGGCTTCGTCGACGAGCCCGTCAAGAAGAAGAACATGGGCGAGGTCGTCGACCGGCTGGCCAACGACTACCCCAAGGCCGTCGTCCAGCGCAGCCTCGACCAGCTCAAGGACCTGTGCTTCGGGTACGCCGCCAAGTCGGGCCTGACGATCTCCATCGAGGACGTCAAGACGCCGGAGAGCAAGAAGGGCATCCTCGAGCGCTACGAGAAGGAAGCCGAGAAGGTCGAGACCCAGTTCCGGAAGGGCATCATCACCGACGGTGAGCGGCGCCAGAAGGAAGTGGAGATCTGGACGAACGCCACCGACGAGGTGCGCTCCGAGATGGAGAAGGGCCTCAAGGAGGAGCAGTTCAACCCCATCGACATGATGGTGGGCTCCGGCGCCCGAGGGAACATGATGCAGGTCCGGCAGATCGCCGGCATGCGCGGCCTCGTGGCCAACCCCCGAGGCGACATGATCCCCCGGCCGATCAAGGCGAACTTCCGCGAAGGCCTGTCGATGCTGGAGTACTTCATCGCCACGCCGGGCGCCCGGAAGGGTCTGGTCGACACCGCCCTGCGGACCGCCGACTCGGGCTACCTGACCCGTCGCCTCGTCGACGTGGCCCAGGAGCTGATCATCCGGGAGTACGACTGCCAGAAGGAGGGTGAGCCGATCCGCGGCCTCTGGGTCGAGGACATCGGCCCCGACCAGGCGGGCAAGCGCACCTACCTGGAGACCCGCATCTTCGGCCGCACCCTGGCCGTCGACGTCGAGCTCTCGCCGGAGAACCCCCACGAGGACTTCCGCGGGGTGACCATCAAGGCCGGCACCGAGATCGACGACTTCGCCATGGACGCGCTGCGCGACGACCCCAAGGTCGAGCGGGTGCGGGTCCGGTCGGTGCTCACCTGCCTGGCCGACTTCGGCGTCTGCGCCAAGTGCTACGGCCGTTCGCTGGCCACCGGCAAGACCATCGAGATGGGCGAGGCGGTCGGTGTCATCGCCGCCCAGTCCATCGGTGAGCCGGGCACCCAGCTGACGATGCGGACGTTCCACACCGGTGGCATCGCCGGCACCGACATCGCCGGTGGTCTGCCCCGAGTGGTCGAGCTGTTCGAGGCCCGGTCGCCGAAGGGCAAGGCCACGCTGTCGCACATCTCCGGTGTCGTGCGCATCGCCGAGGACGAGGGCAAGGGCCGGGTGATCACGGTGGTCGCCGACGACGGCGCCGAGCACGCCTACATCGTGCCGTCGCTGGCCCGGCTCGAGGTGACCGACGGCCAGGAGATCCAGGCCGGCGACCCGATCGTCGACGGTCCTCGTGACCCGAAGGAGCTGCTGGAGATCCGCGGTGTGCGGGAGACCCAGCAGTACCTGGTGATCGAGGTGCAGCGCGTGTACCGCGACCAGGGCGTGTCGATCCACGACAAGCACATCGAGCTGATCGTGCGGCAGATGACCCGCCGGGTCGTCGTGCAGGAGCCCGGCGACAGCCGCTTCCTGCCCGGCGAGACGGCCGACGCCAAGGCCTACACCGACGAGAACAAGGTGCTGGTCCAGGAGAGCAAGGTCCCGGCCGAGGGTCGCCCGGTCATGATGGGCATCACGAAGGCGTCGCTGGCCACCGAGTCGTGGCTGTCGGCGGCCTCCTTCCAGGAGACCACCCGGGTGCTCACCGAGGCTGCGATCGAGTCGAAGTCCGACGGGCTCAACGGCCTGAAGGAGAACATCATCATCGGCAAGCTCATCCCGGCCGGCACCGGCATGGAGGTCTACCGGGACATCGGCACCAAGGCGCCGGAGTACCAGCCCATGTCCTACTGGTCGTCGGACCGCGAGGAGCAGGGCCTGGCCGAGTGGCTCACGGGCACCTACGAGAACCAGGAGGGCGACGCCCCGTCGGGCGACACCCGCGACCTGGCTGCCGTGGTCGGGCTCCCGTCGTCCGAGGACGCCGTCGAAGCCTGA